The stretch of DNA CACATGGCAAACAGCGGCAGGATACCGATGGCCGCGTGCTCCACAGCGTGCAGGCCTCCGGCATAGTCGAGCTCCGCGCCCTCAAGGCGAGCTTCAATCCCGTCCGGCAGGTCAAACCACAGGCCAACGGTGGCAAAGGTCTGTGGAGGCAGGTCGAGCGGTTCCTCCCCGATAACCTCCTCCGTATATTGCGCCTTCTTTTTGAAACCCACGACGTGGTTGGTGACCTCGACCTCCCCCAGGTACAGGTTCACCTTCCCGACCTTCTTCTTATTCAATACCTTCAC from Chloroflexota bacterium encodes:
- a CDS encoding DUF1998 domain-containing protein; its protein translation is VKVLNKKKVGKVNLYLGEVEVTNHVVGFKKKAQYTEEVIGEEPLDLPPQTFATVGLWFDLPDGIEARLEGAELDYAGGLHAVEHAAIGILPLFAMCDRNDIGGVSTPLHPDTGRAQVFIYDAYPGGIGITEKGFDIIVELWQATLRTIVECPCQDGCPSCIQSPKCGNNNQPLDKQAAQVLLEELLAKH